Proteins co-encoded in one Candidatus Nitrosacidococcus tergens genomic window:
- a CDS encoding mannose-1-phosphate guanylyltransferase/mannose-6-phosphate isomerase, with protein MYLQPIILSGGSGTRLWPLSREHFPKQLLSLVGEHTMIQDTILRICSLENVLSPVIVCNKEHRFLVAEQMRQIDITPQQLILEPSGRNTAPALTLAALSVLDKREDCILLVMPADHVIRDIESFHQCITLGHQLAEKNHPVAFGVAPTHPESGYGYIEVGESITENAILPTAFKLQSFKEKPDRQTAQFYLETKRYLWNSGMFMFKASIWIEKISTYTPKVLQACTQAIDKGTQDGDFFRVESVAFSSCPSDSIDYAVMEKLTDQEDSTFFPVVISLEAGWSDVGAWPSLLEASTRDEQGNLAKGDIYLDSTQNSLIFAENRMVAAIGLKDTMVVETSDVVLVVHKDYAQNVKNIVAQLKKENREEYISHRKVYRPWGYYESIDFGSRFQVKRIMVNPNASLSLQMHHHRAEHWIVVSGTARVIRDNEVALLSENQSTYIPLGIKHRLENPGKVPLEIIEVQSGSYLGEDDIVRFEDHYGRTK; from the coding sequence ATGTATCTACAACCTATTATTTTATCGGGCGGATCTGGTACTCGCTTATGGCCTCTTTCTAGAGAGCACTTTCCTAAGCAATTACTCTCCTTGGTTGGAGAACACACTATGATCCAAGATACTATCTTGCGCATTTGTAGCTTAGAGAATGTATTATCCCCTGTAATCGTATGCAATAAAGAGCACCGATTTCTAGTTGCAGAACAAATGCGACAAATTGATATCACGCCCCAACAGCTTATTTTAGAACCTAGCGGTCGTAATACTGCTCCAGCACTTACCTTAGCAGCACTATCAGTATTAGATAAAAGAGAAGATTGTATTTTACTTGTAATGCCTGCTGATCATGTAATTAGAGATATTGAATCTTTTCATCAATGCATTACTTTAGGACATCAACTTGCCGAAAAAAATCACCCAGTAGCATTTGGAGTAGCACCTACCCACCCTGAATCTGGCTATGGCTACATTGAAGTAGGTGAAAGCATTACAGAAAATGCAATACTTCCTACTGCTTTTAAGCTGCAATCTTTTAAGGAAAAACCAGATAGGCAAACTGCACAGTTCTATTTAGAAACAAAGCGCTATTTATGGAACAGTGGTATGTTTATGTTTAAAGCATCTATATGGATAGAGAAAATTTCTACCTATACACCAAAAGTCCTGCAAGCTTGTACTCAAGCGATAGATAAAGGAACTCAGGATGGAGATTTTTTTCGAGTGGAGTCAGTAGCTTTTAGCTCATGCCCTAGTGATTCTATTGATTATGCAGTCATGGAGAAATTAACTGATCAGGAAGATAGTACATTCTTTCCAGTTGTTATTTCTTTGGAAGCAGGTTGGTCTGATGTAGGCGCTTGGCCAAGTTTGCTTGAAGCCAGTACCCGTGATGAACAGGGTAATTTAGCCAAAGGAGATATTTATCTCGATTCTACGCAAAATTCATTGATATTTGCAGAAAACCGAATGGTTGCTGCTATTGGGCTAAAGGATACTATGGTAGTTGAGACTTCAGATGTAGTTTTAGTGGTTCATAAAGACTACGCTCAGAATGTAAAGAATATTGTTGCTCAGTTAAAAAAAGAAAATAGAGAAGAATATATTAGCCATCGAAAAGTCTATCGCCCTTGGGGATATTATGAAAGTATAGACTTTGGATCTCGCTTTCAAGTTAAACGCATTATGGTCAATCCAAATGCCTCTTTATCATTACAAATGCATCATCATCGAGCAGAACATTGGATTGTAGTAAGTGGTACTGCCCGAGTAATACGAGACAACGAAGTGGCTTTACTTTCTGAGAACCAATCTACTTATATTCCTTTAGGAATAAAGCATCGTTTAGAAAATCCAGGTAAAGTTCCCCTTGAAATTATTGAAGTGCAATCAGGAAGCTATCTTGGAGAAGATGATATTGTCCGTTTTGAAGATCACTACGGGCGTACAAAGTAG
- the sufU gene encoding Fe-S cluster assembly sulfur transfer protein SufU codes for MSTLESLYQEIILDHRKNPRNFHPMENADFYADGHNPLCGDRITVFLKMDGNTIEDISFQGDGCAISMSSASLMTEALKGKDEKEAKELFKQFHHLMTHEHVHAEEIESLGKLEVLAGVKEFPMRVKCATLAWHTFDSALSHKIAVVTTE; via the coding sequence ATGAGCACGTTAGAGAGTCTATATCAAGAAATTATTTTAGATCACCGAAAAAATCCAAGAAATTTCCATCCTATGGAAAATGCTGATTTTTATGCGGATGGTCATAATCCCTTATGTGGTGATCGTATTACCGTATTTCTTAAAATGGATGGTAACACAATTGAAGATATTAGTTTTCAAGGAGATGGCTGTGCAATTTCCATGTCCTCTGCATCTCTAATGACAGAAGCCCTTAAAGGTAAAGATGAGAAAGAAGCGAAAGAGTTATTTAAGCAATTCCACCATCTGATGACTCACGAGCACGTCCATGCAGAGGAAATAGAATCACTAGGAAAATTAGAGGTATTGGCTGGTGTAAAAGAATTTCCTATGCGAGTTAAATGTGCCACTCTTGCTTGGCATACCTTTGATTCAGCATTAAGCCATAAAATAGCAGTAGTAACTACTGAATAA
- the sufT gene encoding putative Fe-S cluster assembly protein SufT encodes MYNRDPIPLTRDCEAVLVPSADRIIIPKDTKVAIAQNLGGSYTVYVNGNLARISGKDADALGLELEKGPQTLEGTSDEEVEKLIWDQLRTCYDPEIPINIVDLGLVYECIVTKFNDSERRVDIKITLTAPGCGMGEVLVQDIKEKVEAIHGVREVYTEVVFDPPWSYSMMSDAAKIQTGMY; translated from the coding sequence ATGTACAACCGAGATCCTATTCCCCTTACTCGAGATTGTGAAGCAGTCCTAGTGCCTAGTGCAGATAGAATCATCATTCCTAAAGACACTAAGGTAGCTATTGCTCAAAACTTAGGAGGTAGTTATACAGTTTATGTCAACGGTAATCTTGCTAGAATTTCTGGTAAAGATGCAGATGCCTTAGGATTAGAACTTGAGAAAGGCCCACAGACACTTGAGGGTACTTCAGATGAAGAGGTTGAAAAACTTATCTGGGATCAATTAAGGACTTGTTATGATCCTGAAATCCCTATTAATATCGTAGATTTAGGCTTAGTCTATGAGTGTATTGTTACTAAATTCAACGATAGTGAGCGGCGAGTAGATATTAAAATTACCTTAACTGCTCCCGGATGTGGTATGGGAGAGGTACTTGTACAAGATATTAAAGAAAAAGTAGAAGCTATTCATGGAGTAAGAGAAGTTTATACAGAGGTAGTTTTTGATCCACCCTGGAGTTATAGTATGATGTCGGATGCGGCTAAAATTCAGACAGGTATGTATTAA
- a CDS encoding cysteine desulfurase, whose product MTMTKVKTNPSQFDVERIRSDFPILHQEIYGKPLVYLDNAATMQKPRQVIEAIDHYYRQDNGNIHRAVHQLSERSTKAYEGARDKVKHFINAAYREEIIFVRSTTEAINLVAQTFGRSRLKSGDEILISYMEHHSNLVPWQILCEQTGAILKVAPINESGELLLDEFKALLSPKTSIVAVTHVSNALGTINPVKKIIELSHHNGTPVILDGAQAIPHLPVDVQDLNCDFYTFSAHKMCGPTGIGILYGKKDHLEAMPPYQGGGDMILSVSFDKTIYNNLPYKFEAGTPHIVGAIGLGVAIDYLSDIGMETIDSYEQELLAYAVGVLSEIPTLRLIGTAQHKVGVLSFTLEKIHPHDIGTILDHEGIAIRTGHHCAQPIMDYFTVPATARASLAFYNTKIEIDSLASGIQHLQKLLG is encoded by the coding sequence ATGACGATGACAAAAGTGAAAACAAACCCATCTCAATTTGATGTAGAAAGGATACGTTCTGATTTCCCTATTCTTCACCAAGAAATTTATGGTAAGCCTCTCGTGTACTTGGACAATGCAGCTACTATGCAAAAGCCAAGACAGGTAATAGAAGCTATTGATCATTATTACCGTCAAGATAATGGAAATATCCATCGTGCGGTACATCAATTAAGTGAGCGATCTACTAAAGCATATGAAGGGGCAAGGGATAAAGTTAAGCATTTTATTAATGCAGCTTATAGAGAAGAAATTATTTTTGTCCGCAGTACTACAGAAGCGATTAATTTAGTTGCTCAAACTTTTGGTCGTAGCCGTTTAAAATCAGGAGATGAGATTTTAATTTCCTATATGGAGCATCACTCCAATCTAGTACCTTGGCAAATTTTATGCGAGCAAACAGGTGCGATATTAAAAGTAGCACCAATTAATGAGTCTGGAGAGCTGCTACTAGATGAATTTAAAGCACTCTTATCCCCTAAAACATCTATTGTAGCTGTTACCCATGTATCTAATGCGTTAGGTACAATTAATCCAGTAAAAAAGATTATTGAATTATCCCATCACAACGGTACTCCTGTAATTCTTGATGGTGCCCAAGCAATTCCTCATCTTCCTGTAGATGTACAAGATCTTAACTGTGATTTTTATACTTTCTCTGCCCATAAAATGTGTGGCCCTACAGGAATAGGAATCCTGTATGGTAAGAAAGATCATTTAGAAGCGATGCCTCCCTATCAAGGAGGAGGAGATATGATTTTATCCGTAAGCTTCGATAAAACTATTTACAATAATCTTCCCTATAAATTTGAAGCAGGAACACCTCATATAGTAGGTGCTATTGGTCTTGGGGTTGCTATTGACTATCTAAGCGATATTGGTATGGAAACCATCGATTCTTATGAGCAAGAACTTTTAGCTTATGCAGTAGGAGTACTTAGTGAAATTCCAACCCTACGCTTGATTGGTACTGCTCAGCATAAAGTAGGCGTACTCTCTTTTACTCTAGAAAAAATTCATCCCCATGATATTGGCACTATTTTAGATCATGAAGGGATTGCGATTCGCACAGGTCATCATTGTGCTCAGCCTATTATGGATTATTTTACAGTTCCTGCAACTGCAAGAGCTTCTCTTGCTTTTTATAATACGAAGATTGAAATCGATTCTTTAGCTTCTGGAATTCAACACCTTCAAAAATTATTAGGATAA